From the Gordonia bronchialis DSM 43247 genome, one window contains:
- the egtB gene encoding ergothioneine biosynthesis protein EgtB has product MSITEPVSSTSPNGNTVTSRGVDPVISRFLRVRSMTDTLTSSLSPEDQTPQSMTDASPAKWHRAHVTWFFEEFILRTDPDYAVYDDTFRYLFNSYYEAVGARHPRPERGLVTRPGVTDVTRYREYVDAALVSALERGRLDDAALELVELGCNHEQQHQELLLMDIKHLFSTHAFAPVYVDRDVDESLPVQPLSWRPFTGGVYEIGHAGEGFAYDNEGPRHRVFCEDFEIADRAVTNGDWLAFMADDGYRRPELWLSDGWAHIRETGWNAPGYWHHEDGEWSTFTLSGRRPVVLDEPVVHVSFYEADAYARWAGARLPTEFEWEIAAEATGSARGGLLDPARCHPGRAGASMVGDVWEWTASAYLPYPGFVPANGAVGEYNGKFMCDQHVLRGASAVTPAGHERVTYRNFFPAAARWAFSGLRLAR; this is encoded by the coding sequence GTGAGCATTACCGAGCCTGTATCCAGCACTTCACCCAACGGGAACACCGTCACATCGCGTGGCGTCGACCCCGTCATCTCGCGATTCCTGCGAGTGCGGTCGATGACCGACACGTTGACCAGCAGTCTGTCGCCGGAGGATCAAACGCCCCAGTCGATGACCGACGCGAGCCCCGCCAAATGGCATCGGGCGCATGTCACCTGGTTCTTCGAGGAGTTCATCCTGCGCACCGACCCCGACTATGCCGTCTACGACGACACCTTCCGCTACCTGTTCAACAGCTATTACGAGGCTGTCGGCGCCCGGCATCCGCGACCCGAGCGCGGTCTGGTCACCCGGCCCGGGGTCACCGACGTCACCCGGTACCGGGAGTATGTCGACGCCGCACTCGTGTCCGCACTGGAACGCGGCCGCCTCGACGACGCCGCCCTCGAACTCGTCGAACTAGGCTGCAATCACGAACAGCAGCACCAGGAACTGCTGCTGATGGACATCAAGCACCTGTTCTCCACACATGCCTTCGCGCCGGTCTACGTCGACCGTGATGTCGACGAGTCGCTGCCGGTGCAACCTCTGTCGTGGCGACCCTTCACCGGTGGGGTGTACGAAATCGGCCACGCCGGAGAGGGTTTCGCCTACGACAACGAGGGGCCGCGGCACCGGGTGTTCTGCGAGGACTTCGAGATCGCCGATCGTGCCGTCACCAACGGTGACTGGCTGGCGTTCATGGCCGACGACGGATACCGGCGGCCCGAGTTGTGGTTGTCCGACGGCTGGGCGCACATTCGAGAAACCGGCTGGAACGCACCGGGTTACTGGCACCACGAGGACGGCGAGTGGTCGACGTTCACCTTGTCCGGCAGACGGCCGGTGGTCCTCGACGAACCCGTGGTGCACGTGAGCTTCTACGAGGCCGACGCCTACGCGCGCTGGGCCGGCGCGCGGCTGCCCACCGAATTCGAGTGGGAGATCGCCGCGGAGGCAACGGGTTCGGCGCGCGGCGGGCTCCTGGACCCGGCCCGATGTCATCCCGGTCGCGCCGGTGCGTCGATGGTCGGCGACGTGTGGGAGTGGACGGCCAGCGCCTACCTGCCGTATCCGGGATTCGTTCCGGCCAATGGTGCGGTCGGCGAGTACAACGGCAAGTTCATGTGCGATCAGCACGTCCTGCGCGGGGCCAGTGCCGTCACCCCGGCCGGGCACGAGCGGGTCACCTACCGCAACTTCTTCCCGGCCGCAGCGCGCTGGGCGTTCTCGGGTCTGAGGCTGGCCCGGTGA
- a CDS encoding lipopolysaccharide biosynthesis protein, with translation MTSETGSTTGETAGTLGRVTIATIIAAASGYLVLLIAARHLGAAGYGVFAVFWAAYGMVTGAQNGQLQETTRAIRSARGSKTDVPQPLMARPIRVNAVIGLALGVAVAVTAPLWSGQVFTTQRWMSVILLAIGVISFAVYAHLCGALAGAASWTAFATLLSADALIRLAGALIAILAGWGLDAFLIITVIGSVSWCALLASSGVARWAVGLRGDVPARRLSVNTLTAMTAAAASAVLVMGFPVLIKLTSELGLFGAPSDDERVVGALILAVTLTRAPLLVPLNSFQGVLITRFVEARHRLAGALAAPLLVVAGVGAFGSLLAWVLGPWLLGAVFGADFRLGGGAVAALTVGATFLALLTVTGSAAIAVGGHRWYAAGWWVATLVSIVVLTLPADVTVRVGAALVVGPLAGVVVHLAGLRAAR, from the coding sequence ATGACGTCGGAGACGGGCAGCACCACCGGTGAGACCGCAGGCACCCTGGGGCGGGTCACCATCGCGACCATCATCGCGGCGGCGTCGGGCTATCTGGTGTTGCTCATCGCCGCCCGCCATCTCGGTGCCGCGGGCTACGGCGTGTTCGCCGTGTTCTGGGCCGCCTACGGCATGGTGACGGGTGCGCAGAACGGGCAGTTGCAGGAGACCACGCGGGCGATCCGGTCGGCGCGCGGCTCGAAAACCGATGTGCCGCAACCGCTGATGGCGCGCCCGATCAGGGTCAATGCCGTCATCGGGCTCGCGCTCGGGGTTGCGGTGGCCGTCACAGCACCACTGTGGAGCGGGCAGGTCTTCACCACGCAGCGCTGGATGTCGGTGATCCTGCTGGCCATCGGTGTGATCAGCTTCGCCGTCTACGCGCACCTGTGCGGCGCACTCGCGGGCGCCGCGTCGTGGACGGCATTCGCCACGCTGCTCAGCGCCGACGCCCTGATCCGGCTGGCCGGTGCGCTGATCGCCATCCTCGCCGGGTGGGGCCTGGATGCGTTCCTGATCATCACGGTGATCGGCTCGGTGTCGTGGTGTGCGCTGCTGGCGTCGTCGGGTGTGGCGCGGTGGGCCGTCGGACTGCGCGGCGACGTGCCGGCGCGGCGACTGTCCGTCAACACCCTCACCGCGATGACCGCGGCTGCGGCGAGTGCGGTGCTGGTCATGGGGTTCCCGGTGCTGATCAAACTCACCAGCGAACTCGGCCTGTTCGGCGCACCCTCCGACGACGAGCGCGTGGTGGGCGCGCTGATCTTGGCTGTCACGCTGACGCGGGCCCCGCTTCTGGTGCCGTTGAACAGCTTTCAGGGCGTGTTGATCACCCGATTTGTCGAGGCCCGGCATCGGCTCGCCGGAGCGCTGGCCGCGCCGCTGCTGGTGGTCGCCGGGGTGGGAGCTTTCGGGTCGCTGCTGGCCTGGGTGCTCGGTCCGTGGTTGCTCGGGGCCGTCTTCGGCGCCGATTTCCGGCTCGGCGGTGGTGCGGTGGCCGCATTGACCGTCGGCGCCACCTTCCTGGCGCTGCTCACCGTCACCGGGTCGGCGGCGATCGCCGTCGGCGGCCACCGGTGGTATGCCGCGGGCTGGTGGGTGGCGACCCTGGTCTCCATCGTCGTGCTGACCCTGCCCGCCGACGTCACCGTGCGCGTCGGCGCGGCTCTCGTG
- a CDS encoding Clp protease N-terminal domain-containing protein: MTEPTRIRLDDLIAAIRKQHDDPLDQLADAMVAADHLGEIADSLIGHFVDQARRAGASWTSIGASMGVSKQAAQKRFVSRTSPAANAANDADNPFSRFTPRAGNVLMAAHSRAVAANAAQVSPAHIADALAAEPDALAMAVLRDNGIGVDDLHTALAPLMPIAPDRGPDATSLLPYDNAAKAVIESTVAIAVELGHNYVGTEHLLLGLFTDDGVAEKLRSLGVDSDGARASITAMLEQLGSK, translated from the coding sequence ATGACCGAACCGACTCGAATCCGCCTCGACGACCTCATCGCCGCCATCCGCAAACAACACGACGATCCGCTCGATCAACTCGCCGACGCGATGGTCGCCGCGGATCACCTCGGCGAGATCGCCGACAGCCTGATCGGCCACTTCGTCGACCAGGCCCGACGAGCAGGCGCGTCGTGGACGTCGATCGGCGCCAGCATGGGCGTCAGCAAACAGGCCGCGCAGAAGCGATTCGTGTCCCGGACGAGCCCGGCCGCGAACGCCGCCAACGATGCCGACAACCCGTTCTCCCGATTCACCCCGCGCGCCGGGAACGTCCTGATGGCCGCGCACTCCCGCGCGGTCGCAGCGAACGCGGCGCAGGTGAGTCCGGCTCACATCGCCGACGCCCTGGCCGCCGAACCCGACGCCCTGGCGATGGCGGTGCTCCGGGACAACGGAATCGGCGTCGACGACCTGCACACCGCACTGGCACCGCTGATGCCGATCGCCCCGGACCGCGGCCCGGATGCGACGAGCCTGCTGCCCTACGACAACGCCGCGAAGGCGGTCATCGAGTCGACGGTCGCGATCGCGGTGGAACTCGGGCACAACTACGTCGGGACCGAGCATCTACTGCTCGGCTTGTTCACCGACGACGGCGTCGCCGAGAAGCTGAGATCGCTCGGCGTCGACTCCGACGGCGCACGGGCGTCGATCACCGCGATGCTCGAGCAACTCGGATCGAAGTGA
- a CDS encoding M1 family metallopeptidase, translating into MPGKSGSGSRGSNTRQPVLGTPDDTVDPYLPHNGNLGYRISRYDLDLEYKVASNRLAGVATLTATSYEDLHRFTLDMASSLAVDRITVNDKRVRYSHRRNKLAITPDAGVPPGGALTIVIRYHGTPRPIRSPWGAVGWEELTDGALCANQPNGAASWFPCDDHPSAKAPYRISITTDSPYHALANGVLESKRVRAGQTTWVYQQIEPMPTYLASVQIGQYKQISLATKPFPVRALVPPRLVPTFRHDFGRQLEMVNAFVEMFGPYPFPQYSVVVTDDALEIPIEAQSLSTFGANHCDGHRGAERLIAHELAHQWFGNSVTLARWRDIWLHEGFACYAEWLWSQRSGGRSADEWARHYYTKLAATPVRVPLADPGPRKMFDDWVYKRGALTLHALRLTIGDGNFFALLQRWTDKYRYGSVSTEDFIALAANYSTTSLKNLWDAWLFRAALPPYPTPA; encoded by the coding sequence GTGCCGGGAAAGTCTGGCTCGGGTTCGCGTGGATCGAACACACGACAGCCGGTACTCGGTACCCCCGACGACACCGTCGACCCGTATCTGCCGCACAACGGCAACCTGGGCTACCGCATCTCACGCTATGATCTCGACCTCGAATACAAGGTCGCGAGCAATCGTCTCGCCGGCGTCGCGACACTGACCGCGACCTCGTATGAGGATCTGCACCGCTTCACCCTGGACATGGCGTCGTCGCTGGCGGTGGACCGGATCACCGTGAACGACAAGCGGGTCCGCTACAGCCATCGCCGCAACAAGCTGGCCATCACCCCGGATGCCGGCGTCCCGCCCGGCGGTGCGCTGACCATCGTCATCCGCTACCACGGCACCCCGCGTCCGATCCGCAGCCCGTGGGGTGCGGTCGGTTGGGAAGAGCTGACCGACGGTGCGCTGTGCGCCAATCAGCCCAACGGCGCCGCATCGTGGTTCCCCTGCGACGATCATCCGAGCGCCAAGGCGCCCTACCGGATCTCCATCACCACCGACAGCCCGTACCACGCGCTGGCCAACGGGGTCCTGGAATCCAAGCGGGTGCGCGCCGGGCAGACCACCTGGGTCTATCAGCAGATCGAGCCGATGCCGACCTATCTGGCATCGGTACAGATCGGTCAGTACAAGCAGATCTCGTTGGCCACCAAGCCTTTTCCGGTACGTGCGCTGGTGCCACCGCGCCTGGTACCCACCTTCCGGCACGACTTCGGCCGCCAACTCGAGATGGTGAACGCCTTCGTCGAGATGTTCGGTCCGTATCCGTTTCCGCAGTACTCGGTGGTCGTCACCGATGACGCGCTGGAGATCCCCATCGAGGCCCAGAGCCTGTCGACCTTCGGCGCCAATCACTGCGACGGACATCGCGGCGCCGAACGGCTGATCGCGCACGAACTCGCCCACCAGTGGTTCGGCAACTCGGTGACCCTGGCGCGCTGGCGCGACATCTGGCTACACGAGGGCTTCGCCTGCTATGCCGAGTGGCTGTGGAGCCAACGCTCCGGCGGCCGCAGCGCCGACGAGTGGGCGCGTCACTACTACACCAAGCTGGCGGCGACGCCGGTGCGCGTCCCGCTCGCAGATCCCGGGCCGCGCAAGATGTTCGACGACTGGGTGTACAAACGTGGCGCCCTGACGCTGCACGCACTGCGTCTGACGATCGGCGACGGCAACTTCTTCGCTCTGCTGCAACGCTGGACCGACAAGTACCGGTACGGCTCGGTCAGCACCGAGGATTTCATCGCGCTGGCGGCGAACTACTCCACCACGTCTCTCAAAAACCTATGGGACGCCTGGCTTTTCCGCGCTGCACTGCCGCCGTACCCGACTCCCGCCTGA
- a CDS encoding DUF5709 domain-containing protein gives MSDDIGSTPEGSDGEYSLDDDDQLQPEDTLDDRGVDDVLDEGYSPPDYAPKGAVHGLTAQEMREGETLDERLAEEEPDVGASDPSETGESDWQSHEYDSDAEFPNRADEVGAARAGRLIAPDEGSGIDTESDVFASDAGIDGAGASAEEAAVHYIDDDER, from the coding sequence ATGAGTGACGACATCGGCAGCACACCCGAAGGCTCCGACGGCGAATACAGCCTCGACGACGACGATCAGCTGCAACCCGAGGACACCCTCGACGACCGCGGCGTCGACGACGTTCTCGACGAGGGCTATTCGCCGCCCGACTACGCACCCAAGGGCGCGGTGCACGGACTGACCGCGCAGGAGATGCGTGAGGGAGAGACCCTGGACGAGCGGCTGGCCGAGGAGGAACCCGACGTCGGCGCGTCCGACCCCTCCGAAACGGGCGAATCCGATTGGCAGTCACACGAATACGACTCGGATGCGGAGTTTCCCAACCGTGCTGATGAGGTGGGCGCCGCGCGCGCCGGCCGGCTGATCGCACCGGATGAGGGATCGGGCATCGACACCGAATCCGATGTCTTCGCCTCCGACGCCGGAATCGACGGCGCCGGGGCATCCGCCGAGGAGGCGGCGGTCCACTACATCGACGACGACGAGCGGTAG
- the egtD gene encoding L-histidine N(alpha)-methyltransferase, whose product MTADLETAAPQNPLAADALAGLWADPPTLPVKWLYDERGSKLFDEITRLPEYYPTRRETAILRARAAEIAAVTEAEMIVELGSGTSTKTRLLLDAFVAHWETCATRLRYVPVDVSDEMLAAASEILSVDYPAIDVVPVVADFTEPHMPLPAADGPRLAVFLGGTIGNFSATDRTEFYRRLAGSLSPGDYFLLGADLIKDTGRLVAAYNDKAGVTADFNRNMIEVLRTGLDAQRLYADDFDHIARWNPVEHRIEMWLRARRDVAAYFVVLQRTWRVAAGTEILTEISTKFSRADLAAELDAAGLPVVESWTDPAGDFALTLCRR is encoded by the coding sequence ATGACCGCCGATCTCGAGACGGCCGCGCCGCAGAACCCGCTCGCGGCCGACGCGCTCGCCGGCCTGTGGGCCGACCCACCGACACTGCCGGTGAAATGGTTGTACGACGAGCGCGGCAGCAAACTGTTCGACGAGATCACCCGGCTGCCCGAGTATTACCCGACCCGCCGCGAGACCGCGATCCTACGTGCTCGCGCCGCCGAGATCGCTGCCGTGACCGAGGCGGAGATGATCGTCGAGCTGGGTTCGGGGACGTCCACCAAGACCCGGCTGCTGCTCGATGCCTTTGTCGCACACTGGGAGACGTGCGCCACCCGGTTGCGTTACGTCCCGGTGGACGTCAGCGACGAGATGCTCGCCGCCGCCTCGGAGATCCTGTCCGTCGACTACCCGGCGATCGACGTGGTGCCGGTCGTCGCGGATTTCACCGAGCCGCACATGCCGCTGCCGGCCGCTGACGGGCCGCGGCTGGCCGTCTTCCTCGGCGGTACGATCGGCAACTTCTCGGCCACCGATCGCACGGAGTTCTACCGTCGGCTGGCGGGGTCGCTTTCGCCCGGCGACTACTTTCTGCTCGGCGCGGATCTCATCAAGGACACCGGCCGCCTCGTCGCCGCATACAACGACAAGGCCGGGGTGACAGCCGATTTCAATCGCAACATGATCGAGGTGCTGCGCACGGGCCTCGACGCGCAACGCCTCTACGCCGACGACTTCGACCACATCGCGCGGTGGAATCCCGTCGAGCACCGCATCGAGATGTGGCTACGGGCCCGACGGGACGTCGCCGCGTACTTCGTTGTGCTGCAACGGACCTGGCGGGTTGCGGCCGGTACCGAGATCCTCACCGAGATCAGCACCAAGTTCTCTCGCGCCGACCTCGCCGCCGAACTCGACGCCGCGGGCCTGCCCGTCGTCGAGAGCTGGACCGATCCGGCGGGCGACTTCGCACTCACCCTGTGTCGTCGCTGA
- a CDS encoding LLM class flavin-dependent oxidoreductase, with protein MDQQPAGPAIELGLDTFGDVTVDSDGTPVSGAQTLRNVLTQAVLADEVGVDFLGVGEHHRDDYAVSAPEVVLAAIAARTSRMRLGSAVTVLSSDDPIRVFERFATLDAVSSGRAEVILGRGSFTESFPLFGYDLADYEELFTDKLALFDQLRTGEPVTWSGSTRSPLSGQVVYPRLESPPLPTWIAVGGSPESVIRAAGYGLPLMLAIIGGEPLRFKPYVDLYHRALREMEQPSQPVGVHSPGHVADTDELAREQLWPHYRTYVGRIGAERGWPPPTRIEFDRSTGPGGSLYAGSPETVARKIADTVRALGLSRFDLKYSHGTLGHDELMRSIELYGTQVIPRVRELLAE; from the coding sequence ATGGATCAGCAACCGGCAGGACCGGCGATCGAACTCGGCCTCGACACCTTCGGCGACGTCACCGTCGACTCCGACGGCACTCCCGTCTCCGGTGCGCAGACCCTACGCAACGTGCTCACGCAGGCAGTGCTCGCCGACGAGGTGGGCGTCGACTTCCTCGGCGTCGGCGAGCATCACCGGGATGACTACGCGGTGTCGGCCCCCGAGGTCGTCCTCGCCGCGATCGCCGCCCGCACGAGTCGCATGCGTCTCGGATCGGCGGTCACCGTGCTCAGCTCCGACGACCCCATCCGAGTGTTCGAACGGTTCGCCACGCTCGACGCGGTGTCGTCGGGACGCGCGGAGGTGATCCTCGGCCGTGGCTCGTTCACCGAGTCCTTCCCGCTCTTCGGCTACGACCTCGCCGACTACGAAGAACTGTTCACCGACAAACTCGCCCTCTTCGATCAGCTCCGCACCGGAGAACCGGTCACCTGGTCCGGGTCGACGCGGAGCCCGCTGTCGGGTCAGGTGGTCTATCCGCGGCTCGAGTCGCCACCGCTGCCGACGTGGATCGCCGTCGGCGGCAGTCCCGAATCGGTGATCCGCGCCGCGGGGTACGGGCTGCCGCTGATGCTGGCTATCATCGGCGGTGAGCCGCTGCGCTTCAAGCCCTACGTCGACCTGTACCACCGTGCCCTGCGGGAGATGGAGCAGCCGTCACAGCCGGTGGGCGTGCACTCCCCCGGCCACGTCGCCGATACCGATGAGCTTGCCCGCGAACAACTCTGGCCGCACTACCGAACCTATGTCGGACGCATCGGTGCCGAGCGCGGGTGGCCGCCACCGACCCGCATCGAGTTCGATCGCTCGACCGGACCGGGCGGATCGCTCTACGCCGGATCACCCGAGACGGTGGCCCGCAAGATCGCCGATACCGTGCGTGCGCTGGGATTGAGCCGCTTCGACCTCAAATACTCGCACGGCACGCTCGGCCACGACGAACTGATGCGCAGCATCGAACTGTATGGGACGCAGGTGATCCCGCGGGTGCGCGAGTTGCTCGCGGAGTAG
- a CDS encoding HAD-IIA family hydrolase, with translation MSWTYLMDMDGVLVREEHLIPGADAFLGELRATGTPFTVLTNNSIRTPRDLRARLLRTGLDVPEESIWTSALATARFLESQRPEGTAYVVGESGLTTALHEIGYVITDSDPDYVVLGETRTYSFEAITTAIRLVEQGARFIATNPDATGPSTGGSLPATGAVAALITRATGREPYYVGKPNPLMMRTAMRRMGAHSEDSLMIGDRMDTDVISGMEAGMHTILVLSGISTAASVELYPYRPTLVIESVADLVGRTGDPFPVET, from the coding sequence ATGTCCTGGACGTATCTGATGGATATGGACGGTGTGCTGGTCCGCGAAGAGCACCTGATCCCCGGCGCCGACGCCTTCCTCGGTGAGTTACGTGCCACCGGGACCCCATTCACGGTGCTCACCAACAACTCGATCCGCACCCCGCGTGACCTGCGGGCCCGGCTGTTGCGGACCGGACTCGACGTCCCCGAGGAGTCCATCTGGACCTCGGCGCTCGCAACGGCCCGGTTCCTGGAATCACAGCGACCGGAAGGGACCGCATATGTGGTCGGCGAGTCGGGGCTGACGACCGCACTGCACGAGATCGGTTACGTCATCACCGACTCCGACCCCGACTACGTGGTCCTCGGCGAGACGCGCACCTACTCGTTCGAGGCGATCACCACCGCCATCCGCCTTGTCGAGCAGGGTGCCCGGTTCATCGCCACCAACCCCGACGCGACCGGGCCGTCGACCGGCGGCTCGCTACCGGCGACCGGCGCTGTCGCCGCTCTGATCACCCGGGCGACCGGCCGCGAGCCGTATTACGTGGGCAAACCGAACCCGCTGATGATGCGTACCGCCATGCGGCGGATGGGGGCTCATTCGGAGGATTCGCTGATGATCGGCGACCGCATGGACACCGATGTCATCTCCGGTATGGAAGCCGGCATGCACACGATCCTGGTCCTGTCCGGGATCTCGACCGCAGCCTCGGTGGAGCTGTACCCGTACCGTCCGACGCTGGTGATCGAGTCGGTCGCTGATCTCGTCGGGCGCACCGGCGATCCGTTTCCGGTGGAGACGTGA
- a CDS encoding DoxX family protein, translating into MAGFSSVPQFLARLILGIIFIAHGWQKLHTNGMDATKAFFKGLDVPFPEFTAYAVTWLELVGGILLIIGLLLPLVSVLLIIDMIGAIYYVHWDNGFWAGGDKVGWEWPLALIAGLLAVGFSGGLGAADTHLWARRRRRREPVA; encoded by the coding sequence ATGGCCGGATTCAGTTCAGTGCCGCAGTTCCTCGCCCGTCTCATCCTGGGCATCATCTTCATCGCGCACGGCTGGCAGAAACTGCACACCAACGGCATGGACGCCACCAAGGCGTTCTTCAAGGGGCTCGACGTCCCATTCCCCGAGTTCACCGCGTACGCCGTGACCTGGCTCGAACTCGTCGGCGGCATCCTCCTCATCATCGGACTGTTGCTACCGCTGGTGTCGGTGCTGCTGATCATCGACATGATCGGCGCGATCTACTACGTCCACTGGGACAACGGCTTCTGGGCGGGCGGGGACAAGGTCGGCTGGGAGTGGCCGCTCGCGCTGATCGCCGGATTGCTCGCCGTCGGATTCTCCGGTGGCCTCGGGGCCGCCGACACGCATCTGTGGGCACGCCGGCGCCGGCGTCGGGAACCGGTGGCCTGA
- a CDS encoding SHOCT domain-containing protein: MWDSFWDFIWYTIVIFAFVAYLIVLWHIIADLFRDKAASGWAKAVWVIFLIIFPYLTAIVYLLAKGKGMAERQREAYADAKQASDEYIKSVAGSTPAQQISEAKSLLDSGAITQDEFDALKAKALS; encoded by the coding sequence GTGTGGGACTCGTTCTGGGATTTCATCTGGTACACGATCGTCATCTTCGCGTTCGTCGCTTACCTGATCGTCCTATGGCACATCATCGCCGACCTCTTCCGCGACAAGGCGGCCTCCGGCTGGGCCAAGGCGGTGTGGGTGATCTTCCTGATCATCTTCCCGTACCTCACCGCCATCGTGTATCTCCTCGCAAAGGGCAAGGGGATGGCCGAGCGTCAGCGTGAGGCCTACGCCGACGCCAAGCAGGCGTCGGATGAGTACATCAAGTCCGTTGCAGGGTCGACGCCCGCGCAGCAGATCTCCGAGGCCAAGTCGCTGCTCGACTCCGGAGCCATCACGCAGGACGAATTCGACGCACTCAAGGCCAAAGCCCTGAGCTGA